One stretch of Punica granatum isolate Tunisia-2019 chromosome 5, ASM765513v2, whole genome shotgun sequence DNA includes these proteins:
- the LOC116207479 gene encoding LOW QUALITY PROTEIN: uncharacterized protein LOC116207479 (The sequence of the model RefSeq protein was modified relative to this genomic sequence to represent the inferred CDS: substituted 2 bases at 2 genomic stop codons), with protein MIVPTNKSQSLMDSEDSASPDSIINTWELMDGLDDANFDSCPMSNSSFNFDRPLEVWAKPSSCRFTTFDGSVRELHDLSESVEKHPSSXTKPLXKHLSKEALQAKMDPNVVYSYRGALSSRQLGWNQNGSSKPLKESQSLPRRTSSRVDHFQSLLVVAGDDRVLLYFTTLRGIRKTYETL; from the coding sequence ATGATAGTCCCCACCAACAAGAGTCAGTCTTTAATGGATTCCGAGGACTCAGCATCGCCGGATTCTATCATCAATACTTGGGAGCTCATGGACGGCCTTGATGACGCCAACTTCGACTCGTGTCCTATGTCCAACAGTTCCTTCAATTTCGACCGCCCCCTTGAGGTCTGGGCTAAGCCTAGCTCCTGCAGGTTCACCACTTTTGATGGGTCTGTGAGGGAACTGCATGATCTTTCTGAATCAGTGGAGAAGCACCCGTCTTCCTAGACAAAGCCCTTGTGAAAGCATTTATCCAAGGAAGCTCTGCAAGCTAAAATGGACCCTAATGTGGTCTACAGTTATAGGGGGGCATTGTCGTCTAGGCAGTTGGGGTGGAATCAAAATGGAAGTTCTAAGCCCCTAAAGGAATCGCAATCGCTCCCCCGGAGAACCTCGTCGCGTGTTGATCATTTTCAATCTCTGTTGGTGGTTGCAGGAGATGATCGGGTATTACTGTATTTCACCACCTTAAGAGGGATTAGGAAGACATATGAGACACTCTAA